A region from the Triticum urartu cultivar G1812 chromosome 1, Tu2.1, whole genome shotgun sequence genome encodes:
- the LOC125537734 gene encoding putative receptor protein kinase ZmPK1, with product MARFVISLIVLLPLISLLALRSCAAASVGHTLGAGSSLSVEDHERPFLVSPDATFSCGFLPAGEVDNAFYFSVWFTAATDRTAVWTANPGAPVNGRVSRVSFGADGKLALADANGTTVWDSKAASNNYFTVSLLDTGNLRVVDPSTGRPVWQSFDWPTDTLLPSQALTKDRKLVAGYYALYYDNDNVLRLLYDGPEIASIYWPNPGISVFDNGRTNYNSSRIGVLDDTGVFLSSDNLRVEASDLGASGVKRRLTIEQDGNVRMYSLDAAGGWTVTWAAVKQPCSVRGLCGKNAVCEYQPFLRCSCAPGYEMVDRRDWRKGCNPTFSLPTTTATNCSTSEKRFTFVKVAHTDFYGYDLGFNQSVTFQYCKTICLSMCSCAAFQYRTDGKGGCYPKGILFNGYTSPTPEGTIYLKLPSDLNAPATPPPAVLDCDQNAAIVPPAYADMYGTPSSGPNLSYLFWFAAVLGFLEALFIATAWWFLSGQESMPSSLMAGYRLVMGTQFRRFTYRELKKATGNFNEELGRGGSGVVYRGVLDKTTVVAVKELTNVVQGEEEFWAEMAVFGRINHINLVRIWGFCSEGKHKLLVYEYVENRSLDRHLFGEDIGKALAWRERFKIALGAAKGLAYLHHECLEWVIHCDVKPENILLTRDLDPKIADFGLSKLSGRKAVADGMQLSQMRGTAGYMAPEWVLGLPIDAKVDVYSYGIVLLEILMGSRITEQTTVDRAERLQMSQIVQALKQVVASGDVVSLVDSRLNGLFNPQQAMEMLKISLSCMEERSSRPTMDDIFKALIACDDEDEHPAYLS from the coding sequence ATGGCTAGATTCGTGATTAGTCTTATAGTCCTCCTTCCACTCATCTCTCTTCTTGCGCTGCGCTCCTGTGCTGCAGCATCGGTAGGACACACGCTGGGCGCCGGGTCATCCCTGTCCGTGGAAGATCACGAGCGGCCCTTCCTGGTGTCGCCGGACGCCACCTTCTCCTGTGGCTTCCTCCCAGCCGGCGAAGTCGACAACGCCTTCTACTTTTCCGTCTGGTTCACCGCGGCCACGGACAGGACCGCCGTCTGGACGGCAAACCCCGGCGCCCCCGTGAACGGCCGGGTTTCCCGTGTATCCTTCGGTGCCGACGGCAAGCTAGCCCTCGCCGACGCCAACGGGACGACTGTGTGGGACAGTAAGGCAGCCAGCAACAACTACTTCACCGTCTCCCTCCTCGACACCGGCAATCTTCGGGTCGTGGACCCGTCCACCGGCCGTCCCGTGTGGCAGAGCTTCGACTGGCCGACGGACACCCTGCTCCCGTCGCAGGCGCTGACCAAGGACAGGAAGCTCGTCGCCGGCTACTACGCCCTCTACTACGACAACGACAACGTGCTGCGGCTCCTCTACGACGGCCCGGAGATCGCCAGCATCTACTGGCCTAACCCGGGCATAAGCGTGTTCGACAACGGCCGGACCAACTACAACAGCTCACGCATCGGCGTCCTCGACGACACCGGCGTGTTCCTCTCCAGCGACAACCTGCGAGTCGAGGCCTCCGACCTGGGCGCCTCCGGGGTCAAGAGGCGGCTAACCATCGAGCAGGACGGAAACGTGAGGATGTACAGCCTCGACGCGGCCGGAGGATGGACTGTCACGTGGGCTGCGGTCAAGCAGCCGTGCTCCGTCCGTGGGCTGTGCGGCAAGAACGCCGTCTGCGAGTACCAGCCGTTCCTCCGGTGCTCCTGCGCGCCGGGGTACGAGATGGTGGACCGCCGGGACTGGAGGAAGGGCTGCAACCCCACCTTCAGCCTAcccaccaccaccgccaccaactGCAGCACGTCGGAAAAGCGGTTCACGTTCGTCAAGGTGGCGCACACCGACTTCTACGGCTACGACCTCGGGTTCAACCAGTCCGTCACGTTCCAATACTGCAAGACCATCTGCTTGAGTATGTGCTCCTGCGCCGCCTTCCAATACAGGACGGATGGCAAGGGCGGTTGCTATCCCAAGGGCATCTTGTTCAACGGTTACACGTCGCCCACGCCCGAAGGGACCATATATCTCAAGCTGCCTAGCGACCTCAACGCCCCGGCAACGCCGCCACCCGCGGTACTCGACTGCGATCAAAATGCCGCCATCGTCCCGCCAGCATACGCGGACATGTACGGGACACCAAGCAGCGGCCCAAATTTGTCCTATCTTTTTTGGTTCGCAGCGGTGCTAGGATTTCTCGAGGCCCTCTTCATCGCCACGGCGTGGTGGTTCCTGTCAGGCCAGGAGAGCATGCCCAGTTCGCTGATGGCCGGCTACCGGCTGGTCATGGGGACCCAGTTCAGAAGGTTCACATATCGAGAGCTCAAGAAAGCAACCGGAAACTTCAACGAGGAGCTCGGTCGCGGCGGTTCCGGCGTGGTGTACCGCGGCGTGCTTGACAAGACCACCGTGGTGGCGGTGAAGGAGCTGACAAACGTGGTGCAGGGCGAGGAGGAGTTCTGGGCGGAGATGGCGGTGTTTGGGAGGATCAACCATATCAACCTGGTGAGGATCTGGGGGTTCTGCTCCGAGGGAAAGCACAAGCTGCTGGTGTACGAGTACGTGGAGAACAGGTCGCTGGACAGGCACCTGTTCGGCGAGGACATCGGCAAGGCGCTGGCATGGAGAGAGCGGTTCAAGATCGCACTGGGCGCGGCCAAGGGCCTAGCCTACCTCCACCACGAGTGTCTGGAGTGGGTCATCCACTGTGACGTCAAGCCGGAGAACATCCTACTCACTCGAGACCTTGATCCAAAGATCGCCGACTTCGGGCTGTCCAAGCTATCCGGAAGGAAAGCCGTCGCCGACGGCATGCAGCTCTCCCAGATGAGGGGGACGGCAGGGTACATGGCACCTGAGTGGGTGCTGGGGCTACCGATTGACGCAAAGGTCGATGTTTACAGCTATGGCATTGTGCTTCTGGAGATCCTGATGGGAAGCCGGATAACTGAACAGACGACAGTGGACCGCGCCGAGCGGCTGCAGATGAGCCAAATTGTGCAGGCCCTGAAGCAGGTGGTAGCGAGTGGAGACGTCGTGTCGTTGGTGGATAGCAGGCTGAACGGGCTGTTCAACCCTCAACAAGCCATGGAAATGTTGAAGATCTCCTTATCGTGCATGGAGGAGAGGAGCAGCAGGCCGACCATGGACGACATTTTTAAAGCTCTTATAGCTTGCGATGACGAGGACGAACACCCTGCGTACTTGTCATAA